The following coding sequences are from one Rhizobiaceae bacterium window:
- a CDS encoding acetyltransferase yields MTTENARQSAKPRLVVLGGGGHAKVAIETIRDAGLYNIAGFLDRPAAGDMVLEVRRLGDDSLLPSLAASGITHAFPAVGSNKVRVRLGRRARQTGLELANAISPFAYVSKSARIGDGVLVVAGAILNAETIVEDFAVINTNASVDHDGHIGIGAHIAPRSVLAGKVTVGEQALVGVGATVLPDVTIGANAIIGGGSCVVSDIPDGATAYGVPARVVS; encoded by the coding sequence GTGACGACGGAAAACGCAAGACAATCGGCAAAACCCAGGCTGGTGGTGCTTGGCGGCGGCGGCCATGCCAAGGTGGCGATCGAGACGATCCGCGACGCCGGCCTCTATAACATCGCCGGCTTTCTGGATCGGCCTGCCGCAGGCGATATGGTGTTGGAGGTCAGACGTCTGGGCGACGACTCCCTGCTGCCGTCGCTCGCCGCATCCGGCATAACGCATGCCTTTCCGGCCGTCGGCAGCAACAAGGTGCGGGTGCGGCTCGGCAGAAGAGCCCGGCAGACCGGCCTGGAGCTTGCCAACGCGATCAGCCCGTTCGCCTATGTGTCCAAATCGGCGCGTATCGGAGACGGGGTACTGGTCGTCGCGGGCGCCATTCTAAACGCTGAGACGATCGTCGAGGATTTCGCCGTCATCAATACCAATGCCAGCGTGGATCACGACGGGCATATCGGCATCGGCGCGCATATCGCGCCGCGCAGCGTTCTGGCAGGCAAGGTGACCGTCGGCGAGCAGGCGCTGGTCGGCGTCGGTGCGACGGTCTTGCCGGACGTCACGATTGGTGCCAATGCCATTATCGGCGGAGGATCTTGCGTGGTATCGGACATTCCGGACGGAGCCACGGCATATGGCGTGCCCGCACGGGTCGTTTCGTAG
- a CDS encoding glycosyltransferase family 4 protein: protein MRIVLASSFVPFVNGGARFIVEWLEQHLVEHSHQVERFYLPFIEHQDHILEQMLAYRMMSIEDHSDLLVTFRPPAHVLRHPRKVVWFIHHIRSFYDLADTVHRGFANTMKGRAVRDALVDVDTTTILEAEKVFTNSQVVADRLKKFNGVRATPLYPPVFQPERFHNDGYGDEIVVVCRVEAHKRQALLIEAMRHTKTRVRLRLCGVSSNPAYDAEIQKLIRGSGAADRIAFDNRWISEEEKAEKLAPALAAAYLPVDEDSYGYPSLEAAHSRKAVITTSDSGGVLEFVEDGRNGFVAEPTPEAVAHAMDRLHADRAMAARMGEASHERLRELKIDWNHVVESIVS from the coding sequence TTGCGCATCGTTCTGGCGTCATCCTTCGTGCCGTTCGTCAATGGCGGGGCGCGCTTCATCGTCGAGTGGCTGGAGCAGCATCTCGTCGAGCACAGCCATCAGGTCGAGCGCTTCTATCTGCCGTTCATCGAGCATCAGGACCACATCCTCGAACAGATGCTCGCCTACCGGATGATGAGCATCGAGGACCATTCCGACCTCCTGGTGACCTTCCGTCCGCCGGCCCATGTGCTCAGGCATCCGCGCAAGGTGGTGTGGTTCATCCACCACATCCGTTCCTTCTACGACCTCGCCGACACGGTGCATCGGGGCTTCGCCAACACGATGAAGGGCAGGGCGGTGCGTGACGCGCTGGTCGATGTCGATACGACGACGATCCTCGAAGCGGAAAAGGTCTTCACCAACTCGCAGGTGGTCGCGGATCGGCTGAAAAAGTTCAACGGCGTGCGGGCGACGCCGCTCTATCCGCCCGTTTTCCAGCCCGAGCGTTTCCACAACGACGGCTATGGCGACGAGATCGTCGTTGTCTGCCGCGTGGAGGCGCACAAGCGGCAGGCGCTCCTGATCGAGGCCATGCGCCATACGAAGACGAGGGTCCGGCTGCGGCTGTGCGGGGTGAGTTCGAACCCGGCCTATGACGCGGAAATCCAGAAGCTGATCCGGGGAAGCGGCGCGGCAGACAGGATCGCCTTCGACAATCGCTGGATTTCCGAAGAGGAGAAAGCGGAGAAACTGGCGCCGGCGCTGGCCGCCGCCTATCTGCCCGTGGACGAGGACTCTTACGGCTATCCGAGCCTCGAAGCGGCGCATTCGCGCAAGGCCGTCATCACCACGTCCGATTCCGGCGGCGTGCTGGAATTCGTAGAAGACGGCCGCAACGGCTTCGTCGCCGAGCCGACCCCTGAAGCTGTCGCGCATGCAATGGACCGGCTGCATGCCGATCGCGCGATGGCGGCGCGCATGGGCGAAGCCAGCCACGAGCGGCTGCGCGAGTTGAAGATCGACTGGAACCACGTTGTCGAGAGCATCGTGTCATGA
- a CDS encoding FkbM family methyltransferase translates to MNAEGPSMDTHAMPVPLRPARLELRMRNELDSLAAEHGSGAFNFVFAGGGKLSRLRSKAKSALRAPADMVRRFLNAPVRTMLTQVEQRIDHNEIQQQALMNRVDQLTRMFGARMDEFEVKMRPLVTLDDAYAVRLGDGYILVPRDEPAFVLMLADATTGGLEPGTRACLKRVLQPGDTAVDIGANIGLLTMACARAVGFGGKVFSFEPEKRMADLLERTIAMNGLAQVKLFRQAVSAEPGTLSFNVSTIPGHSSLFALPENEAGHVQEVEVVRLDDVVPAGQRVDLVKIDVEGAEMEVVKGMRRILDENPNIVVVAEFGISHLRRVGRTSGDWFSAFEAHGLKGFTIEEPAGTCKPAEIERLEAIESANIAFVRPGTTAEKRLLA, encoded by the coding sequence ATGAACGCCGAGGGTCCTTCCATGGACACGCATGCCATGCCGGTTCCGCTCAGGCCGGCGAGGCTCGAACTGCGCATGCGCAATGAGCTAGACTCGCTCGCCGCCGAACACGGCAGCGGTGCATTCAACTTCGTCTTCGCCGGAGGTGGCAAATTGTCCCGATTGCGCTCGAAAGCCAAATCCGCCCTGCGCGCCCCGGCAGACATGGTGCGCCGGTTCCTGAACGCGCCGGTTCGGACGATGCTGACGCAGGTGGAGCAGCGCATCGACCACAACGAGATCCAGCAGCAGGCGCTGATGAACCGGGTGGACCAGCTGACACGGATGTTCGGCGCGCGGATGGACGAGTTCGAGGTGAAGATGCGGCCGCTGGTCACGCTGGACGACGCCTATGCGGTGCGTCTCGGCGACGGCTATATACTCGTGCCCAGGGACGAGCCGGCCTTCGTGCTCATGCTCGCCGATGCGACCACGGGAGGGCTCGAGCCGGGCACCCGGGCGTGCCTGAAGCGGGTGCTGCAACCGGGCGACACGGCGGTCGATATCGGCGCCAATATCGGGCTGCTCACCATGGCCTGCGCGCGCGCCGTCGGTTTCGGCGGAAAGGTCTTCAGTTTCGAGCCCGAGAAGCGGATGGCGGACCTTCTGGAACGTACGATCGCCATGAACGGGCTGGCGCAGGTGAAGCTTTTCCGGCAGGCGGTCAGCGCCGAGCCGGGTACGCTGAGCTTCAACGTGTCGACGATACCGGGCCATTCGTCCCTGTTCGCGCTGCCGGAGAACGAAGCCGGCCATGTGCAGGAGGTCGAGGTCGTGCGGCTCGACGATGTCGTGCCCGCCGGCCAGCGCGTCGATCTGGTCAAGATCGACGTGGAGGGCGCGGAGATGGAAGTCGTGAAGGGCATGCGCCGGATACTGGACGAGAATCCGAACATCGTCGTTGTCGCCGAGTTCGGCATCTCGCATCTGCGTCGCGTGGGACGCACATCGGGCGACTGGTTCAGCGCCTTCGAGGCGCACGGGCTGAAAGGCTTCACCATCGAGGAGCCGGCGGGAACCTGTAAACCGGCCGAGATCGAGCGGCTGGAGGCGATCGAGTCCGCGAACATCGCCTTCGTCCGGCCGGGAACGACCGCCGAGAAGAGGTTGCTCGCTTGA
- a CDS encoding DegT/DnrJ/EryC1/StrS family aminotransferase — MAAKPLGQTETKQDADKHLSARIPVAAPVLDGREAEYVQECIETEWISSNGRFIGAFEKAFAEFCGVKHAIATNNGTTALHLALVALGIRPGDEVIVPTLTYIASANCVRYCDAVPVFVDSESQSMNMDPASVAAAITPRTSAIIPVHLYGHPVDMDPIRELAKKHGLFIVEDAAEAIGAEYKGKRVGGLGTCATFSFFGNKIITTGEGGMVTTDDDELAAKLRLYRGQGMDPERRYWFNVIGYNYRMTNVAAAIGLAQMEKVDQHLGRRAEIASLYRQKLSALADHIELPTTANWAKHSYWMYVITLKDSVKKSRDEVMAALDKENIETRPVFYPMHDMPPYKEDRSYPVADRLSARGINLPTHGRMTERDIDRIVAALTRAVAN; from the coding sequence ATGGCAGCGAAGCCGCTCGGACAGACCGAGACAAAGCAGGATGCCGACAAGCATCTGTCGGCGCGGATACCGGTCGCTGCGCCGGTTCTGGACGGCCGCGAGGCCGAATATGTGCAGGAATGCATCGAGACCGAATGGATCTCGTCCAACGGCCGCTTCATCGGCGCCTTCGAGAAGGCTTTTGCCGAATTCTGCGGCGTGAAACACGCCATCGCCACCAATAACGGCACGACCGCGCTGCATCTGGCGCTGGTCGCGCTGGGCATCCGGCCGGGCGACGAGGTGATCGTGCCGACGCTGACCTACATCGCGTCGGCGAACTGCGTGCGCTATTGCGATGCCGTGCCGGTGTTCGTGGACAGCGAATCGCAGTCCATGAACATGGACCCGGCCAGCGTCGCCGCCGCGATAACCCCCAGGACAAGTGCGATCATCCCCGTTCATCTCTACGGCCATCCGGTGGATATGGACCCCATCCGCGAGCTCGCGAAGAAGCACGGGCTCTTCATCGTCGAGGATGCGGCGGAGGCGATCGGCGCGGAATACAAGGGCAAGCGTGTCGGCGGTCTCGGCACCTGCGCGACGTTCAGCTTCTTCGGCAACAAGATCATCACCACCGGCGAGGGCGGCATGGTGACGACCGACGACGACGAGCTGGCGGCGAAGCTGCGGCTTTATCGCGGGCAGGGGATGGACCCCGAACGGCGCTACTGGTTCAACGTCATCGGCTATAACTACCGCATGACCAACGTGGCAGCCGCCATCGGTCTGGCGCAGATGGAGAAGGTCGACCAGCATCTCGGCCGCCGCGCGGAGATCGCCTCGCTCTATCGCCAGAAGCTCAGCGCGCTTGCGGACCATATCGAACTGCCGACGACGGCGAACTGGGCCAAGCATTCCTACTGGATGTATGTGATCACGCTGAAGGACAGCGTGAAGAAGTCGCGCGACGAGGTTATGGCGGCGCTCGACAAGGAGAATATCGAGACCCGCCCGGTCTTCTATCCGATGCACGACATGCCGCCCTACAAGGAGGATCGCTCCTATCCGGTTGCGGACCGCCTCTCGGCTCGCGGCATCAACCTGCCGACGCATGGACGCATGACAGAGCGCGACATCGATCGCATCGTTGCTGCGCTGACGCGCGCCGTGGCGAACTGA
- a CDS encoding polysaccharide biosynthesis protein, which produces MASILAWLIALPRRRKRLLLATIDFLILLFALWLSYSLRFGRPFIPNQTQAVVMALAPAIAIPILVQFGFYRAVIRYVSEAMLWSIGKAMAVAVPVWLVIVFMTETRGGAGVPRSVPVIYFAVGTVLLAFSRFAARRLLQQAFDAATASKRIIIYGASGAGVQLAAALRLDPQTNLVAFVDDSPALQGADISGARVHPPSRLGSLVEQFDVQEIVVCSDSVTSASRAAMLRQTSSTGVKISFLPTIAAGWEGDLRSRVRDIELGDLLGRPAVAADPALLRQPVTGKTVLVSGAGGSIGSELCRQIVTLSPRRLILFDVDEFALYEIERTLRDGRDVDLMPILGSVTDEKLVRRVFEQHAIDTVFHAAAYKHVPMVEMNMLSGIANNVFGTWTIAEAAFDARVEYFVLISSDKAVRPANVMGATKRWSEIIVRSFANRPREAGEKQRFCAVRFGNVIGSQGSVVPLFKEQIAKGGPVTLTDEHMTRYFMSIREAAELIIQAASLSENGDVFLLDMGEPVAIRDLAENMIRFAGLTLRDAAHPKGDIEIKVVGSRPGEKIFEELFYDAKHVEPTAHSRIMRGRRRNWNYADVCDALTSLRKAVDNGDEASANNLLFSAVRQVKRSPAA; this is translated from the coding sequence GTGGCTTCGATTCTAGCCTGGCTGATTGCATTGCCGCGCCGGCGCAAAAGATTGCTGCTGGCCACGATCGATTTCCTGATCCTGCTCTTCGCCCTGTGGCTGAGCTATTCGCTGCGTTTCGGACGCCCGTTCATACCGAACCAGACGCAGGCCGTCGTCATGGCGCTGGCGCCGGCGATCGCCATTCCGATCCTTGTCCAGTTCGGCTTCTATCGTGCCGTCATCCGCTACGTGTCCGAGGCCATGCTCTGGTCGATCGGCAAGGCGATGGCGGTTGCGGTTCCGGTGTGGCTGGTCATCGTTTTCATGACCGAGACGCGCGGCGGGGCCGGAGTGCCGCGTTCCGTACCGGTCATCTACTTCGCCGTCGGCACCGTGCTTCTCGCCTTCAGCCGCTTCGCCGCGCGCCGGCTGCTGCAGCAGGCTTTCGACGCTGCGACGGCTTCGAAACGTATCATCATCTATGGGGCAAGCGGCGCCGGCGTGCAGCTTGCCGCGGCGCTGCGCCTCGATCCGCAGACCAATCTGGTGGCCTTCGTCGACGACAGCCCTGCGCTGCAAGGCGCGGACATTTCCGGAGCGCGCGTGCATCCCCCCTCACGGCTCGGTTCGCTTGTCGAGCAGTTCGACGTGCAGGAGATCGTGGTCTGCTCAGACAGCGTGACCAGCGCCTCGCGCGCGGCCATGCTGCGACAGACGAGCAGCACCGGCGTCAAGATCAGCTTCCTGCCGACCATCGCAGCCGGTTGGGAGGGAGACCTCCGAAGTCGCGTGCGCGACATCGAGCTTGGCGATCTGCTCGGCCGCCCGGCCGTGGCTGCCGACCCTGCTCTTCTCCGCCAGCCGGTGACTGGCAAGACCGTTCTCGTCTCCGGCGCGGGAGGTTCGATCGGCTCCGAACTCTGCCGGCAGATCGTCACGTTGTCGCCGCGCAGGCTGATCCTCTTCGACGTCGACGAATTCGCCCTCTACGAGATCGAGCGCACGCTTCGCGACGGCAGGGATGTCGATCTCATGCCGATACTGGGCTCCGTGACGGACGAGAAGCTGGTGCGCCGCGTCTTCGAGCAGCACGCGATCGACACTGTTTTCCATGCGGCCGCCTACAAGCATGTTCCCATGGTCGAGATGAACATGCTTTCGGGCATCGCCAACAACGTCTTCGGCACATGGACGATCGCGGAGGCCGCGTTCGACGCCAGGGTCGAGTATTTCGTTCTCATTTCCTCCGACAAGGCCGTCCGGCCGGCCAACGTCATGGGCGCGACCAAGCGCTGGTCGGAGATCATCGTCCGCAGCTTCGCCAACCGTCCGCGCGAGGCAGGCGAGAAACAGCGTTTCTGCGCCGTGCGCTTCGGCAACGTCATCGGTTCGCAAGGCTCCGTCGTGCCGCTGTTCAAGGAACAGATCGCCAAGGGCGGCCCCGTCACGCTCACCGACGAGCACATGACGCGCTACTTCATGTCGATCCGCGAGGCCGCCGAGCTCATCATCCAGGCGGCGAGCCTTTCCGAGAACGGCGACGTGTTCCTTCTAGACATGGGCGAGCCCGTCGCCATCCGCGATCTTGCGGAAAACATGATCCGCTTCGCCGGCCTGACGCTCCGGGACGCCGCCCATCCGAAAGGCGACATCGAGATCAAGGTCGTCGGCTCGCGTCCCGGCGAGAAGATTTTCGAGGAACTGTTCTACGACGCCAAGCATGTCGAGCCGACGGCTCATTCCCGCATCATGCGCGGCAGGCGCCGCAACTGGAACTATGCCGACGTTTGCGACGCGCTGACATCGTTGCGCAAGGCCGTGGACAATGGCGACGAGGCAAGCGCGAACAATCTGCTTTTCTCCGCTGTCCGGCAGGTGAAGCGCAGTCCGGCCGCCTGA
- a CDS encoding glycosyltransferase family 4 protein — translation MRICLDTSAIRPPMTGIGYYVLFLAKHLPAEAPDVEFLSFDGASTRPMTLDVLDARAGQAADTSSLVGRAIELAKKSDAARRLYRVVKARRFQQASSSYDLFHALNFVPPMETDATVLPLIHDLSFERLPHTHPADRVAFLRERLKTIHRYRFINTLSHFSASEIADVYGYPIERIGVSHPGVNERMYRLAEPKALAEIAAMGLKERSFYLTVGTVEPRKNHKVLVEAYVGLPPALRKRCPLVIVGASGWGSLDVPGQDELVREGSVRFLGYAAENVVRALYAQARALLFPTLYEGFGIPVAEAMASGLQPVVSDIPVMREVAGDAGIYIDPKDVSGWRSQLAEIADNDARLLPAETLRKRAGMFTWQNTARKTVELYQRFQ, via the coding sequence ATGCGCATCTGCCTCGATACATCCGCCATCCGTCCGCCGATGACCGGCATCGGCTACTACGTGCTGTTCCTCGCGAAGCACCTGCCGGCCGAAGCGCCGGACGTGGAGTTCCTGTCGTTCGACGGCGCGTCGACGCGTCCAATGACGCTCGATGTGCTGGATGCGCGCGCCGGACAGGCCGCTGACACAAGCAGCCTCGTCGGCCGGGCGATCGAGCTCGCCAAGAAGTCCGACGCGGCCCGGCGTCTCTACCGCGTGGTCAAGGCGCGTCGTTTCCAGCAGGCATCGTCCAGCTACGACCTGTTCCATGCGCTCAACTTCGTGCCGCCGATGGAAACGGACGCCACCGTGCTGCCCCTGATCCACGATCTCTCCTTCGAGAGGCTGCCGCACACGCATCCGGCCGACCGCGTCGCGTTCCTCCGGGAGCGGCTGAAGACCATCCATCGCTATCGCTTCATCAATACGCTGTCGCATTTCAGCGCCAGCGAGATCGCCGACGTCTACGGCTATCCGATCGAGCGGATCGGAGTCAGTCATCCGGGCGTAAACGAGCGCATGTATCGTCTGGCCGAACCGAAGGCGCTTGCCGAAATTGCCGCGATGGGGCTGAAGGAACGCTCCTTCTACCTGACCGTCGGCACCGTCGAGCCGCGCAAGAACCACAAGGTGCTGGTGGAGGCCTATGTCGGCCTGCCGCCGGCCCTGCGCAAACGCTGTCCGCTGGTGATCGTCGGCGCGAGCGGATGGGGCAGCCTCGATGTCCCCGGACAGGATGAACTGGTGCGCGAAGGATCGGTCCGGTTTCTCGGCTACGCGGCCGAAAATGTGGTGCGCGCGCTCTACGCGCAGGCGAGGGCGCTGCTTTTCCCGACGCTATACGAAGGGTTCGGCATACCGGTCGCCGAGGCAATGGCGAGCGGATTGCAGCCCGTCGTCTCGGACATTCCGGTGATGCGGGAGGTGGCGGGCGACGCCGGAATCTATATCGATCCCAAGGACGTATCAGGGTGGCGCAGCCAGCTTGCCGAGATCGCGGACAACGATGCCAGGCTGCTGCCGGCCGAGACGTTGCGGAAGCGCGCCGGGATGTTCACCTGGCAGAATACCGCGCGAAAAACGGTCGAACTCTACCAGCGTTTCCAGTAG
- a CDS encoding glycosyltransferase family 4 protein, with protein sequence MRIGWVTPLAKTSSIGSGGLRICDALAERGHLVHIIRSEVRDVLDTPHQETPHRVLTWRDVPLKEAKQSYDAVFVNIGDNFNFHAGIFEYLKEPFAIGIFHDFYLFNLFNGWRHSLGLTANQAVREIVTTYGPASSEAALRAIRGEMDITELSQAVPMTEWLAKRCAGAIAHAQFYVPRLLSTCAGVVEVLNLPFARRDIPPAVARDGRLTVTTVGVVNPNKCVDAVIDAIGQSAALREKVRYVVAGAADDAMRAALEGKARELGVDFQLLGRIEDDRLMQVLDEADIMCCLRRPVLEGASGSAIEAMLSGRATIVADAGFYGELPDRYVTKVPADFSPSDLARAIEGLAADAESRLRMGVEARSWALETFSGDAYAVMLESVVRDQARLEPYLELSDRVAKRLARLGFGGSSKIIGRFAAAIDGMRQPDPQSPHRV encoded by the coding sequence TTGAGGATCGGATGGGTCACACCGCTGGCGAAGACGTCCTCTATTGGAAGCGGGGGCCTTCGCATCTGCGACGCGCTCGCGGAGCGCGGGCATCTGGTCCACATCATCCGGTCCGAGGTGAGGGATGTGCTCGATACGCCGCATCAGGAAACGCCGCATCGTGTGCTGACCTGGCGCGACGTGCCGCTCAAGGAGGCGAAGCAGAGCTATGATGCGGTCTTCGTCAACATCGGCGACAATTTCAATTTCCACGCCGGTATCTTCGAATATCTGAAGGAGCCGTTCGCCATAGGCATCTTCCACGATTTCTATCTGTTCAACCTGTTCAATGGCTGGCGGCATTCGCTGGGACTGACGGCGAATCAGGCGGTGCGCGAGATCGTCACCACCTATGGGCCTGCTTCCAGCGAGGCAGCGCTGCGCGCCATACGCGGCGAGATGGACATCACCGAGCTTTCGCAGGCCGTTCCCATGACCGAATGGCTGGCGAAGCGCTGCGCCGGTGCGATTGCACATGCGCAATTCTATGTGCCGCGGCTTCTGTCGACCTGCGCGGGTGTCGTGGAGGTGCTCAACCTGCCTTTCGCTCGGCGCGACATCCCGCCGGCGGTGGCGAGGGACGGACGCCTGACGGTCACGACGGTCGGCGTCGTCAATCCGAACAAGTGCGTCGACGCGGTCATCGACGCGATCGGTCAATCTGCCGCGCTGCGGGAAAAGGTCCGCTATGTCGTCGCCGGTGCGGCCGATGACGCCATGCGCGCGGCGCTCGAAGGCAAGGCCAGGGAGCTGGGTGTCGATTTCCAGCTGCTCGGCCGCATTGAGGACGACCGGCTGATGCAGGTGCTCGACGAGGCCGACATCATGTGCTGCCTGAGGCGTCCTGTTCTTGAAGGCGCTTCGGGCTCGGCGATCGAGGCGATGTTGAGTGGCCGCGCCACCATCGTCGCTGACGCCGGCTTCTATGGCGAACTGCCGGACCGCTACGTCACCAAGGTGCCTGCGGACTTTTCGCCCTCGGATCTGGCGCGCGCCATCGAAGGACTAGCCGCCGACGCAGAGAGCAGGTTGCGCATGGGTGTCGAGGCGCGCTCCTGGGCTCTCGAAACGTTTTCAGGAGATGCCTACGCGGTCATGCTGGAAAGCGTCGTGCGGGATCAGGCGCGGCTGGAACCCTATCTGGAACTCTCCGATCGCGTGGCGAAAAGGCTGGCAAGGCTTGGCTTCGGCGGGTCGAGCAAGATCATCGGACGTTTTGCGGCCGCCATTGACGGCATGCGGCAACCGGACCCGCAGTCACCTCATAGGGTCTGA
- a CDS encoding glycosyltransferase family 4 protein, with protein MKVLVVNNAVPFIWGGAEELARNLVLALNATKGVSAELMRMPFNWVPNERLVDEIVLNQAMHIPNVDRVIALKFPAYLIPHQRKTLWILHQFRQAYDLRDAGQSPLGNDPDSRAIVEAIHRADNECFAACRRIFTNSPVTQNRLRQYNRRKSEVLYPPLNDEALFRPGEYGDYIFAGGRVAVGKRQRMLIEAMKHTKSGVRLVIAGPPESDDIVRDLTELVERENLSDRVTLKLALLSREEIAGLANNARAAAYLPFDEDSLGYVTMEAFASGKAVLTTTDSGGLLEIVKHEQTGFVAEPTPEAVAAGLDALHDAAAARSYGQAAAALWQKKNLTWAKTVEKLLS; from the coding sequence ATGAAGGTGCTGGTCGTCAACAACGCGGTGCCCTTCATCTGGGGCGGGGCCGAGGAACTCGCTCGCAACCTCGTGCTCGCGCTCAACGCCACCAAGGGCGTTTCCGCCGAACTCATGCGCATGCCGTTCAACTGGGTGCCGAACGAGCGGCTGGTGGACGAGATCGTCCTCAATCAGGCGATGCATATTCCCAATGTCGACCGCGTCATCGCGCTGAAGTTTCCGGCCTATCTGATACCGCATCAGCGCAAGACGCTGTGGATTCTCCATCAGTTCCGGCAGGCCTACGATCTGCGCGATGCGGGGCAGAGCCCGCTCGGCAACGATCCGGACAGCCGCGCCATCGTCGAGGCAATCCATCGCGCCGACAATGAGTGTTTCGCCGCCTGCCGTCGCATCTTCACCAATTCTCCGGTGACGCAGAACCGGCTGAGGCAATACAACCGGCGCAAGTCGGAAGTGCTCTATCCGCCGCTGAACGACGAGGCGTTGTTCCGGCCGGGCGAATATGGCGACTACATCTTCGCCGGCGGCCGTGTCGCCGTGGGCAAGCGGCAGCGGATGCTGATCGAGGCGATGAAGCATACCAAAAGCGGCGTGCGGCTGGTGATCGCCGGCCCGCCGGAATCCGACGATATCGTCCGCGATCTCACGGAGCTGGTCGAGCGGGAAAATCTCTCGGATCGCGTTACTCTGAAACTGGCGTTGCTGTCGCGGGAAGAGATCGCCGGACTGGCGAACAATGCACGGGCGGCCGCTTATCTCCCGTTCGACGAGGATTCGCTGGGCTATGTGACGATGGAGGCGTTCGCCTCCGGCAAGGCTGTACTGACCACAACCGATTCCGGCGGTCTGCTGGAGATCGTAAAACACGAGCAGACGGGCTTCGTCGCGGAACCGACGCCGGAGGCTGTGGCCGCGGGGCTCGACGCCCTCCACGATGCGGCGGCGGCCCGCAGCTACGGGCAGGCCGCCGCCGCGCTGTGGCAGAAGAAGAACCTCACCTGGGCGAAAACCGTCGAAAAGCTGCTGTCCTGA
- a CDS encoding GDP-mannose 4,6-dehydratase, translating into MAAPKAPHSGPSARRVVITGAFGFVGRWLATELFARNPGIEIVGWGLRGEGADQIPGVRRMGVDIVDRAAVFAAMAEVMPAAVINLAAIAAPREAALDPDRAWRVNLFGAMNVAEAVLAKAPAARFVQISSSEVYGGSFARKAGPLDEKAALEPLNVYALTKAASDLAVGKLAHDGLKAVRFRPFNHTGPGQGEAFVVAALASQIARIEQGLKAPVLHIGNTNVSRDLLDVRDIVKAYASTVTDDDLPAGEVLNLASGVAHGIGDIADRLCAMAKVKIAIEVDPARVRANDLARTLGDASRAKALLGWQPVIPIERTLRDVLDFWREKAAAERKETGTR; encoded by the coding sequence ATGGCAGCGCCGAAAGCGCCACATTCAGGTCCTTCAGCGCGCCGCGTAGTCATCACCGGCGCCTTCGGTTTCGTCGGCCGCTGGCTGGCGACCGAGCTTTTTGCGCGCAATCCCGGGATTGAGATCGTCGGCTGGGGCCTGCGCGGGGAGGGCGCGGACCAGATTCCCGGCGTGCGCCGCATGGGTGTCGATATTGTCGACCGTGCCGCGGTTTTTGCCGCCATGGCCGAAGTCATGCCCGCCGCCGTCATCAATCTTGCCGCGATCGCCGCGCCGCGAGAGGCCGCCCTCGATCCCGACCGGGCGTGGAGGGTCAATCTGTTCGGCGCGATGAACGTGGCCGAAGCGGTTCTGGCGAAGGCGCCCGCGGCGCGCTTTGTCCAGATCAGCAGTTCGGAAGTCTATGGCGGAAGCTTTGCGCGAAAGGCCGGGCCGCTGGACGAGAAGGCCGCGCTGGAGCCACTGAACGTTTATGCGCTGACCAAGGCTGCTTCGGACCTCGCGGTCGGCAAGCTGGCGCATGACGGATTGAAGGCCGTGCGTTTCCGACCTTTCAATCACACAGGCCCGGGACAGGGCGAAGCCTTCGTCGTGGCCGCGCTGGCGAGCCAGATCGCGCGAATAGAGCAGGGCCTCAAGGCTCCGGTCCTTCACATCGGCAACACCAATGTCAGCCGCGATCTCCTGGATGTCCGCGACATCGTGAAAGCCTACGCCTCGACGGTGACGGATGATGACCTGCCGGCAGGCGAAGTCCTCAATCTCGCCTCAGGCGTTGCACATGGTATCGGGGACATCGCCGACCGGCTCTGCGCCATGGCGAAGGTCAAGATCGCCATCGAGGTCGATCCTGCTCGGGTGCGCGCCAACGATCTTGCGCGGACGCTGGGGGATGCCTCGCGCGCAAAGGCTCTGCTCGGATGGCAACCCGTCATACCGATCGAGCGGACGCTCCGTGACGTACTCGACTTCTGGCGCGAGAAGGCCGCTGCCGAACGCAAGGAAACCGGCACCAGATGA